The following are encoded in a window of Rhodothermales bacterium genomic DNA:
- the coaD gene encoding pantetheine-phosphate adenylyltransferase gives MAFALFPGTFDPFTNGHLDVLERARRLFDAVEVTVAENSSKSPLFTIEERCALIEASTSHLTGVTVAPFSGLIVERARTLGAVALVRGVRGVTDFDYELRLAAANRRLYPELETVFLIPSEENLLINATFVRDIHRWQGELASFVPPPVLEALRMKPPRTH, from the coding sequence ATGGCCTTCGCCCTGTTCCCCGGCACCTTCGACCCGTTCACGAACGGCCACCTCGATGTGCTCGAGCGCGCGCGACGCCTGTTCGACGCCGTCGAGGTCACCGTGGCGGAGAATAGTAGCAAATCTCCCCTGTTCACGATCGAGGAGCGTTGTGCCCTGATCGAAGCCTCGACCAGCCATCTCACTGGAGTGACGGTCGCCCCTTTCTCCGGGCTGATTGTCGAACGCGCTCGCACGCTGGGGGCGGTGGCGCTGGTTCGGGGAGTCCGGGGGGTAACCGACTTCGACTACGAGTTGCGCCTCGCGGCGGCCAATCGCCGGCTGTACCCGGAATTGGAGACAGTATTCCTCATACCGTCAGAAGAAAATCTCTTGATAAATGCGACATTCGTGCGCGATATCCATCGGTGGCAGGGAGAGCTTGCATCCTTTGTTCCGCCCCCGGTGTTAGAGGCCCTGCGAATGAAACCGCCGCGGACGCACTGA
- the rsmD gene encoding 16S rRNA (guanine(966)-N(2))-methyltransferase RsmD: MSGLRIIGGRLRRRTFRVPKGQLTRPTSDRAKESIFNMIESRIDLEDAYVLDLFSGTGSLAFEALSRGAETATLVEHQAAVMKCAQENAAALELSDACVFVRADVLVYLKSHHGPPFDLILADPPYEFDTLPRLPDLILPRLKPGGLLVLEHDSRHRFADHEAFETARAYGRTTVSLFNAHSPAGE; encoded by the coding sequence GTGTCAGGTCTACGCATCATTGGCGGCCGCTTGCGCCGGCGTACGTTCCGCGTTCCGAAAGGGCAGCTGACACGCCCCACCTCGGATCGTGCCAAGGAGTCGATCTTTAATATGATCGAGTCGCGCATAGATCTGGAAGACGCCTATGTGCTGGACCTCTTCTCCGGCACCGGCTCGCTGGCCTTCGAAGCCCTCAGCCGTGGCGCCGAAACCGCCACGCTGGTGGAGCACCAGGCCGCGGTGATGAAGTGCGCCCAGGAGAATGCCGCCGCGCTGGAGTTGTCGGACGCCTGCGTATTCGTCCGTGCCGATGTGTTGGTATACTTGAAGTCGCATCACGGACCGCCGTTCGACCTGATTCTGGCCGATCCGCCGTACGAATTCGATACATTGCCCCGCCTTCCCGATCTCATCCTTCCGAGGCTCAAGCCGGGTGGGTTGCTGGTGCTTGAACACGACAGCCGGCACCGGTTCGCGGACCATGAGGCTTTCGAAACGGCACGAGCCTACGGCCGTACTACGGTAAGCCTTTTTAACGCCCACTCGCCGGCGGGCGAGTAA
- a CDS encoding pyridoxal phosphate-dependent aminotransferase, producing the protein MSAPAQPIVFNPRVAAMKPSATLAMTAKALELKRAGKPVIGLSAGEPDFNTPAPIGEAAMKAIRDGFTKYTHEMGMPELRERIAQKLLRDNGLSYPPEQIICSNGAKQSVALAISVLCRPGDEVLIPAPYWVSYPEMTRFAGADPVILPTTVEEEYRMSPEALEAAITERTRLLILCSPSNPTGSVYSRSELEGLAEVLRRHEQVYVLSDEIYEYVIFDAEHVSFASLPGMKERTVTVNGFSKGYAMTGWRLGYFAAEPAIVKAASKLQGQFTSAPCSITQKAGVAALDMPRESIDTMVDAFRQRRDFVLAELNAIPGVRCPKPEGAFYLFPNIATFLGKTTPAGRTIASSDDLCLYLLDEHLVALVPGSGFGDPEGIRISYAASMSDLQEAMRRIKAGLQALS; encoded by the coding sequence ATGTCCGCACCCGCCCAGCCCATCGTTTTTAACCCCCGCGTCGCCGCCATGAAACCCTCGGCCACGCTCGCCATGACGGCCAAGGCGCTCGAACTGAAGCGCGCCGGCAAACCTGTCATCGGGCTGAGCGCCGGGGAGCCGGATTTTAACACGCCGGCGCCGATCGGTGAGGCCGCCATGAAGGCCATCCGCGACGGGTTCACGAAGTATACGCACGAGATGGGGATGCCGGAACTGCGCGAGCGCATCGCCCAGAAGTTGCTGCGCGACAATGGCCTGAGTTATCCCCCCGAGCAGATCATCTGCTCAAACGGCGCCAAGCAGTCCGTCGCCCTCGCCATCTCGGTCCTGTGCCGCCCCGGCGACGAGGTGTTGATCCCCGCGCCGTATTGGGTCAGCTACCCCGAAATGACCCGTTTCGCCGGCGCGGATCCGGTCATCCTCCCCACTACCGTTGAAGAGGAATACCGCATGAGTCCGGAAGCGTTGGAGGCCGCCATCACCGAACGCACCCGGCTGCTAATTCTTTGCTCCCCCTCGAACCCGACCGGCTCCGTGTACTCCCGCTCCGAACTGGAGGGCCTGGCAGAGGTCCTCCGCCGGCACGAGCAGGTGTACGTCCTGTCGGATGAAATCTATGAATACGTCATCTTCGACGCGGAGCATGTGTCGTTCGCCAGCCTGCCCGGGATGAAGGAGCGGACGGTTACGGTGAACGGGTTCTCGAAAGGGTACGCCATGACGGGCTGGCGGCTCGGGTATTTCGCGGCGGAGCCGGCTATCGTCAAGGCTGCTTCGAAACTCCAGGGTCAGTTCACCTCAGCGCCGTGTAGCATCACCCAGAAAGCCGGTGTCGCGGCGCTCGACATGCCGCGCGAGTCGATCGACACGATGGTCGATGCGTTCCGGCAGCGGCGCGACTTCGTGCTGGCAGAACTCAACGCCATTCCCGGCGTCCGCTGCCCGAAACCCGAAGGTGCGTTTTATCTATTCCCTAATATCGCGACGTTTTTAGGGAAGACGACGCCGGCGGGACGAACGATTGCGTCGAGCGACGATCTCTGCCTCTATCTGCTCGACGAGCACCTCGTGGCGCTCGTCCCGGGCAGCGGCTTTGGTGATCCCGAAGGCATTCGTATTTCGTACGCCGCCTCGATGAGTGATCTCCAGGAGGCCATGCGCCGGATCAAGGCCGGGCTTCAGGCTCTGTCGTGA